A genome region from Anolis carolinensis isolate JA03-04 chromosome 6, rAnoCar3.1.pri, whole genome shotgun sequence includes the following:
- the LOC100563161 gene encoding olfactory receptor 5F1: MERKNETTLKEFILMGLSDDPTVKILLFVIGLLIYVFTVAGNLAIILLIQIDHHLHTPMYFLLNNLSFAEICYITTTMPKMLWDLSLGDKTISFAGCMVQMYSFLTTAATEGALLSAMAYDRYAAICHPLHYTMLMSQPTCKWLLAASWIIGNLNAIVNTAFVFSQNFCSSNKIVHFFCDIPPVLHLSCSDTFLAEMGTFIISGSIMVTTLILIVLSYFLIVSAVLKIHSVQTRIKTFSTCASHLTVVSIFYSTAIFTYMRPSSSHTMGEDRLISILYTIVTPFLNPLIYSFRNKEMRSALLGILENKKHCVL, from the coding sequence atggaaagaaagaatgaaacaaCTCTGAAAGAATTCATCCTGATGGGACTGTCAGATGATCCTACAGTCAAGATCTTGCTCTTTGTTATCGGTTTGTTGATTTACGTATTCACAGTAGCAGGGAATCTAGCTATCATTCTTTTGATCCAAATTGACCATCATCTCCACACTCCCATGTACTTCTTGTTGAACAATCTCTCATTTGCTGAAATCTGTTATATTACCACCACCATGCCAAAGATGTTATGGGATCTCTCATTGGGGGATAAGACCATCTCCTTTGCTGGCTGCATGGTCCAAATGTATTCTTTCCTAACCACAGCTGCCACAGAAGGTGCCCTGCTCTCTGCCATGGCCTATGATCGCTATGCTGCCATTTGCCACCCATTGCACTATACTATGCTTATGAGCCAGCCTACATGCAAGTGGCTTCTAGCAGCTTCATGGATTATTGGAAATCTCAATGCCATTGTCAATACAGCCTTTGTCTTCTCCCAGAACTTCTGCAGTTCCAATAAAATTGTGCATTTCTTTTGTGACATCCCACCTGTCCTGCATCTTTCATGCTCTGATACTTTCCTTGCTGAAATGGGGACCTTCATCATCTCTGGCAGCATCATGGTAACAACTCTTATCTTGATTGTCCTCTCCTATTTCCTCATTGTCTCAGCTGTGCTCAAAATCCATTCAGTTCAGACCAGAATCAAAACATTCTCCACGTGTGCCTCCCATCTGACTGTAGTAAGCATCTTCTACAGTACTGCCATCTTTACATACATGCGTCCCTCCTCCAGTCACACCATGGGAGAGGACCGCCTGATCTCTATATTGTACACCATCGTCACTCCTTTCCTGAACCCTCTAATCTACAgcttcaggaacaaggaaatgcGATCAGCATTACTGGGCATTCTTGAAAATAAAAAACATTGTGTACTCTGA
- the LOC100563354 gene encoding olfactory receptor 5F1, with protein sequence MASNKPVESWNQTSVTEFVLTGFSVNPENWTLLFVTALLVYLLTLAGNLTIIALIWIDKCLQTPMYFFLGNLSFVEICYTSTTVPKMLWNLLSKEKTISFIGCALQMYFFVTLGGTECVLLSAMAYDRYAAICHPLSYTRLINQQMRRGLLAGSWAIGNFNSIVNTAMVFSLSYCNSNEINHFFCDIPPLLRISCSDTFVSQLVTFTISGCVIIVPFCLTLLSYILIVFTVLKIHTVHGRMKAFSTCASHLTVVSIFFGTIIYTYIRPSSVHSIKEDHHVSVLYAIITPMLNPLIYSLRNKEVQGALQRVLKKNR encoded by the coding sequence ATGGCCTCCAACAAGCCTGTAGAAAGTTGGAACCAAACAAGTGTCACAGAGTTTGTCCTCACGGGATTCTCTGTTAACCCAGAGAACTGGACTCTTCTCTTTGTTACAGCCTTGTTAGTCTATCTGTTAACTTTGGCAGGGAATCTAACTATTATTGCATTGATCTGGATAGACAAATGTCTTCAGACTCCCATGTACTTTTTCTTGGGCAACCTCTCTTTTGTTGAGATTTGCTACACTTCCACTACAGTTCCTAAGATGTTATGGAACCTTTTGTCAAAGGAAAAAACCATCTCATTTATAGGATGTGCACTCCAGATGTATTTCTTTGTTACTTTAGGAGGAACAGAGTGTGTGCTCCTCTCAGCCATGGCATATGATCGTTATGCAGCTATCTGCCATCCACTAAGCTACACCCGGCTCATCAACCAGCAAATGCGTAGAGGGTTACTGGCAGGTTCATGGGCTATTGGAAACTTCAATTCCATTGTTAATACAGCAATGGTCTTTTCCTTGTCCTACTGCAATTCCAATGAAATCAATCACTTCTTTTGTGACATTCCTCCCCTTTTACGCATCTCTTGCTCTGACACCTTTGTCAGTCAGTTGGTGACCTTCACTATCTCTGGATGTGTTATCATTGTTCCATTCTGCCTGACACTTCTCTCCTACATCCTCATAGTTTTCACAGTACTTAAAATCCACACGGTTCATGGCAGGATGAAGGCTTTCTCCACCTGTGCTTCCCATCTCACTGTGGTGAGCATCTTCTTTGGCACTATCATTTACACTTACATACGCCCATCTTCTGTTCATTCTATAAAAGAAGACCACCACGTTTCTGTGCTTTATGCCATAATTACTCCAATGCTAAACCCCCTGATCTATAGCCTCAGGAATAAAGAAGTTCAGGGAGCACTTCAGAGAGTTCTGAAGAAGAACAGATAA
- the LOC103279776 gene encoding olfactory receptor 5AP2, translating into MSWPVSWGFILSCIIFNLFTDKKIAKKINNILLQIESQLEMVNETTVTEFILLGLSSSPTAQLFLFALFLVIYLTVLIGNILILLMISLDKRFHNPMYFFLFNLSVVDIGSTTSTVPKMLLIYLSQDKTISLAGCFTQMYFFISFGGIECLLLGVMAYDRYAAICHPLHYNVLMRPKVCASLAATAWILGLSNSGIHSGLMSRLSFCQDNVIQHFFCDVPPLFQLSCSNTLINQIVTFVVGGSVIMGPFLVILVSYVYIVVAILMIRTKEGRLKAFSTCASHLIVVNIYYGTIIFTYIRPNSSYSQAQDQISSVFYAILTPMLNPIIYSLRNKDVQRVFRKVMHGK; encoded by the coding sequence ATGTCATGGCCTGTTTCTTGGGGTTTTATCTTGTCCTGCATTATATTCAACCTATTCACAGACAAAAAGATTGCTAAAAAAATTAACAACATTCTCTTACAGATAGAGTCCCAACTAGAGATGGTGAATGAAACGACTGTCACTGAATTTATACTCCTGGGACTCTCCAGCAGCCCAACAGCACAATTGTTTCTCTTTGCTCTCTTTCTTGTCATTTATTTAACAGTCTTGATTGGGAATATTCTTATCCTGCTCATGATCAGCTTGGACAAAAGATTTCACAATCCcatgtattttttccttttcaatctcTCTGTGGTGGATATTGGGAGCACAACTTCCACTGTCCCCAAGATGCTCCTGATTTACCTTTCTCAAGACAAGACAATTTCCTTAGCAGGATGCTTCACTCAAATGTATTTCTTCATCTCCTTTGGTGGGATTGAGTGCCTCCTACTAGGTGTCATGGCATATGATCGGTATGCAGCTATTTGTCACCCACTACACTATAATGTGCTGATGCGTCCAAAAGTGTGTGCCTCTCTTGCAGCAACTGCTTGGATTCTTGGCTTGTCTAACTCAGGGATACACTCTGGCTTGATGTCTCGTCTGTCTTTCTGTCAGGATAATGTCATTCAGCACTTTTTCTGTGACGTCCCACCTCTTTTCCAACTCTCCTGTTCTAACACTCTGATCAACCAAATTGTTACTTTTGTAGTGGGCGGAAGTGTGATCATGGGTCCATTTCTGGTTATCCTGGTGTCTTATGTCTATATAGTTGTAGCTATCCTTATGATCCGCACAAAAGAAGGGAGGCTGAAAGCATTTTCCACTTGTGCTTCTCACCTTATTGTTGTGAACATTTATTACGGGACCATCATCTTCACATACATACGTCCAAACTCCAGTTACTCCCAGGCACAAGACCAAATCTCGTCTGTGTTCTATGCAATACTAACACCTATGCTCAATCCAATCATATATAGCTTGAGGAACAAGGATGTGCAAAGAGTATTTCGGAAAGTAATGCACGGCAAATAG
- the LOC100563162 gene encoding olfactory receptor 5AP2: MESQHEMVNETTVTEFILLGLSSQPAVQFSLFGLFLVIYFVTLIGNIFILLVISLDKRLHNPMYFFLFNLSVVDIGYTTSTVPKMLLNYLSQEKTISLAGCFTQMYFFISFGGIECLLLGVMAYDRYAAICHPLHYNVLMRPKVCASLAATAWILGLSNSGVHSGLMSHLSFCRDNVIQHFFCDIPPLFQLSCSDTQVNQIVTFVVGGSVIMGPFLVILVSYVYIVVAILMIRTKEGRLKAFSTCASHLTVVNIYYGTIIFTYIRPNSSYSQEQDRILPVFYGILTPMLNPIIYSLRNKDVQKVFKKVMQGK, encoded by the coding sequence ATGGAGTCCCAACATGAGATGGTGAATGAAACGACTGTCACTGAATTTATACTCCTAGGACTCTCCAGCCAACCAGCGGTGCAATTCTCTCTCTTTGGTCTCTTTCTCGTCATTTATTTCGTAACCTTGATTGGGAACATTTTTATCCTGCTTGTGATCAGCTTGGACAAAAGACTTCACAATCCcatgtattttttccttttcaatctcTCTGTGGTGGATATTGGATACACAACGTCTACTGTCCCCAAGATGCTTCTGAATTATCTTTCCCAAGAAAAGACAATTTCCCTAGCAGGTTGCTTCACCCAAATGTATTTCTTCATCTCCTTTGGTGGGATTGAGTGCCTCCTACTAGGTGTCATGGCATATGATCGGTATGCAGCTATTTGTCACCCGCTACACTATAATGTGCTGATGCGTCCAAAAGTGTGTGCCTCTCTTGCAGCAACTGCTTGGATTCTTGGCTTGTCTAACTCAGGGGTACACTCTGGCTTGATGTCTCATCTGTCTTTCTGTCGGGATAATGTCATTCAGCACTTTTTCTGTGACATCCCACCTCTGTTCCAACTCTCCTGCTCAGACACTCAGGTCAACCAAATTGTTACTTTTGTAGTGGGCGGAAGTGTGATCATGGGTCCATTTCTGGTTATCCTGGTGTCTTATGTCTATATAGTTGTAGCTATCCTTATGATCCGCACAAAAGAAGGGAGGCTGAAGGCATTCTCTACCTGTGCTTCTCACCTGACCGTAGTGAACATATATTACGGAACTATCATCTTCACATACATACGTCCAAACTCCAGCTACTCCCAGGAACAGGACCGGATCTTGCCTGTTTTCTATGGCATCCTAACACCTATGCTTAATCCAATCATATATAGCTTGAGGAACAAGGATGTGCAAAAAGTATTCAAGAAAGTAATGCAGGGAAAATAG